A single window of Nicotiana sylvestris chromosome 3, ASM39365v2, whole genome shotgun sequence DNA harbors:
- the LOC104245785 gene encoding uncharacterized protein isoform X1: MTRESKEREVMDDKFVPELSVPENVTKTLLLVSNSASLEKALEKLIEIAKVPDRRFDLSTKNVVTAVLQLCQTLSSPSWRYLLLLSLKALRNMCAGEIRNQNAFLEQRGVETVMDVITSVGLTIDPDCEIIRVGLQLLGNYSVAGREHQCDVWYQMFPHRFLKIARVRSREICDPLCMAIYTCCEGTDGLLTELSSEQGLPILKEIICTSSAVGLREDWLKLLLSKICIEGSYFSSIFFKLHSHPCVKNNDIVTHLAYQFVSEQAHLLSILSEILNEQLEHIVVSHVFALSIFGIFKSSAVVVDFSNRGKDDLPTGSAPIDVLGYSLVILRDICACGHLTSSREEGPKDVVDILVSSGLIELLLDLLRNLEPPTTIRKSMTQDQIKEATSSSSLRCCPYKGFRRDIVAILGNCAYSRRHVQDEIRDKNGILLLLQQCVTDDDNPFLREWGIWCVRNLLEGNAENQGAVADLELQGTADVPELARLGLQVEVDPKTRRAKLVNAA; this comes from the exons ATGACCCGTGAATCAAAGGAAAGAGAG GTTATGGATGATAAATTTGTACCAGAGCTTTCTGTCCCCGAAAATGTTACCAAAACATTATTACTTGTGTCAAACTCAGCTTCTTTAGAAAAGGCACTTGAGAAGCTGATAGAAATTGCCAAAGTTCCTGATAGAAGGTTTGATCTGTCCACTAAGAACGTTGTCACCGCTGTCCTCCAACTCTGTCAGACTCTGTCATCTCCCTCTTGGCGTTACCTCCTTTTATTGTCTCTTAAGGCACTTAGAAACATGTGTgctggggagataagaaatcaaAATGCCTTTCTTGAACAAAGAGGAGTTGAAACAGTCATGGATGTTATTACCTCAGTAGGACTTACTATTGATCCTGATTGTGAGATTATCCGAGTGGGGCTGCAACTTCTGGGAAACTACTCAGTAGCTGGGAGAGAACATCAATGTGATGTGTGGTACCAAATGTTTCCTCATAGATTCTTGAAGATTGCTAGAGTTAGAAGCAGAGAAATATGTGATCCTCTATGTATGGCCATTTACACTTGCTGTGAAGGTACTGATGGACTGCTAACAGAGTTAAGTTCGGAGCAAGGGTTGCCGATTCTTAAAGAAATCATATGTACTTCATCAGCCG TTGGTCTCAGAGAAGATTGGTTGAAGTTGCTTCTTTCAAAAATTTGCATCGAAGGCTCCTACTTTTCCTCAATTTTCTTCAAGTTACATTCACATCCTTGTGTTAAGAACAATGATATTGTTACACACTTAGCTTACCAATTTGTTAGTGAGCAAGCTCATCTGTTGAGTATCCTCTCAGAAATCTTGAATGAGCAATTAGAGCATATTGTTGTTTCACATGTTTTTGCTTTAAGTATCTTCGGGATATTTAAGAGTTCTGCAGTggttgttgacttttcaaacagAGGGAAAGATGATCTTCCGACGGGGTCTGCTCCTATTGATGTTCTAGGATACTCACTCGTGATCTTGAGAGATATTTGCGCTTGTGGTCACCTGACAAGCTCTAGGGAGGAAGGTCCAAAGGATGTCGTGGATATATTAGTTTCCTCTGGGCTTATTGAACTTCTTCTGGACTTACTTCGAAATCTTGAACCTCCAACGACAATTaggaaatcaatgacacaggatCAGATCAAGGAGGCAACATCATCTTCGTCATTGAGGTGTTGTCCTTACAAAGGTTTCCGGAGAGATATTGTTGCCATCCTTGGAAACTGTGCTTATAGTAGAAGGCACGTCCAAGATGAGATTAGAGATAAAAATGGGATCCTTTTACTGCTACAACAGTGTGTTACAGATGATGATAATCCTTTCTTAAGGGAGTGGGGAATCTGGTGCGTGCGGAACCTATTGGAAGGAAATGCAGAAAACCAAGGGGCTGTTGCTGATTTAGAGCTTCAAGGAACTGCAGATGTTCCGGAACTTGCTCGACTTGGGCTTCAAGTAGAAGTTGACCCCAAAACTAGACGTGCAAAGCTAGTAAATGCCGCGTGA
- the LOC104245785 gene encoding uncharacterized protein isoform X2 produces MDDKFVPELSVPENVTKTLLLVSNSASLEKALEKLIEIAKVPDRRFDLSTKNVVTAVLQLCQTLSSPSWRYLLLLSLKALRNMCAGEIRNQNAFLEQRGVETVMDVITSVGLTIDPDCEIIRVGLQLLGNYSVAGREHQCDVWYQMFPHRFLKIARVRSREICDPLCMAIYTCCEGTDGLLTELSSEQGLPILKEIICTSSAVGLREDWLKLLLSKICIEGSYFSSIFFKLHSHPCVKNNDIVTHLAYQFVSEQAHLLSILSEILNEQLEHIVVSHVFALSIFGIFKSSAVVVDFSNRGKDDLPTGSAPIDVLGYSLVILRDICACGHLTSSREEGPKDVVDILVSSGLIELLLDLLRNLEPPTTIRKSMTQDQIKEATSSSSLRCCPYKGFRRDIVAILGNCAYSRRHVQDEIRDKNGILLLLQQCVTDDDNPFLREWGIWCVRNLLEGNAENQGAVADLELQGTADVPELARLGLQVEVDPKTRRAKLVNAA; encoded by the exons ATGGATGATAAATTTGTACCAGAGCTTTCTGTCCCCGAAAATGTTACCAAAACATTATTACTTGTGTCAAACTCAGCTTCTTTAGAAAAGGCACTTGAGAAGCTGATAGAAATTGCCAAAGTTCCTGATAGAAGGTTTGATCTGTCCACTAAGAACGTTGTCACCGCTGTCCTCCAACTCTGTCAGACTCTGTCATCTCCCTCTTGGCGTTACCTCCTTTTATTGTCTCTTAAGGCACTTAGAAACATGTGTgctggggagataagaaatcaaAATGCCTTTCTTGAACAAAGAGGAGTTGAAACAGTCATGGATGTTATTACCTCAGTAGGACTTACTATTGATCCTGATTGTGAGATTATCCGAGTGGGGCTGCAACTTCTGGGAAACTACTCAGTAGCTGGGAGAGAACATCAATGTGATGTGTGGTACCAAATGTTTCCTCATAGATTCTTGAAGATTGCTAGAGTTAGAAGCAGAGAAATATGTGATCCTCTATGTATGGCCATTTACACTTGCTGTGAAGGTACTGATGGACTGCTAACAGAGTTAAGTTCGGAGCAAGGGTTGCCGATTCTTAAAGAAATCATATGTACTTCATCAGCCG TTGGTCTCAGAGAAGATTGGTTGAAGTTGCTTCTTTCAAAAATTTGCATCGAAGGCTCCTACTTTTCCTCAATTTTCTTCAAGTTACATTCACATCCTTGTGTTAAGAACAATGATATTGTTACACACTTAGCTTACCAATTTGTTAGTGAGCAAGCTCATCTGTTGAGTATCCTCTCAGAAATCTTGAATGAGCAATTAGAGCATATTGTTGTTTCACATGTTTTTGCTTTAAGTATCTTCGGGATATTTAAGAGTTCTGCAGTggttgttgacttttcaaacagAGGGAAAGATGATCTTCCGACGGGGTCTGCTCCTATTGATGTTCTAGGATACTCACTCGTGATCTTGAGAGATATTTGCGCTTGTGGTCACCTGACAAGCTCTAGGGAGGAAGGTCCAAAGGATGTCGTGGATATATTAGTTTCCTCTGGGCTTATTGAACTTCTTCTGGACTTACTTCGAAATCTTGAACCTCCAACGACAATTaggaaatcaatgacacaggatCAGATCAAGGAGGCAACATCATCTTCGTCATTGAGGTGTTGTCCTTACAAAGGTTTCCGGAGAGATATTGTTGCCATCCTTGGAAACTGTGCTTATAGTAGAAGGCACGTCCAAGATGAGATTAGAGATAAAAATGGGATCCTTTTACTGCTACAACAGTGTGTTACAGATGATGATAATCCTTTCTTAAGGGAGTGGGGAATCTGGTGCGTGCGGAACCTATTGGAAGGAAATGCAGAAAACCAAGGGGCTGTTGCTGATTTAGAGCTTCAAGGAACTGCAGATGTTCCGGAACTTGCTCGACTTGGGCTTCAAGTAGAAGTTGACCCCAAAACTAGACGTGCAAAGCTAGTAAATGCCGCGTGA